In Aspergillus chevalieri M1 DNA, chromosome 7, nearly complete sequence, the sequence TTCTAACATCAATATCTGCAATGTCACCGTCACCGCCGCTGTCACTGTCACCTGCTGACTATGACTGGAATGGCTATCACAGGAAGTCGTGACTCTAACATAAATCGCCTTTCATCGTTGGATAACATACGAACATGGACTCGTACCGCCCTTCATGAATCAACAAGCGAATAAGCAATGGCATCGCACTAATACAACCGAGGATCACATTGTTCGGCGGAAATGGAAGTTCAAGAAGATAACAGGCCAACAGACCGTCCCATGGGTTCAACCAACATAGACGTATAACGAATTTAATATTCATGTATCGGAATTGCATCTACTGGTATATCCAAGCCAAACAAACCACTCGACCGAAGCACGAGTCAagtaaaaaagaaacgaaagaTAGGAGAAACCCGCAAACCAGGCAAAACGAGcaaacgaaaagaaaaataaaaataaaagcAAGAGTATCAAATGGCCACCATCAGATCAGATCACTGTACGGAATACTTGTATACAACCTAAACTAATCCTCTTGGTACGAAATCTTGCGCATCTCACCCAGACGTTGTCGAGCCCGAGACAGATTGTTTTCCAGCTGCAGAATTTCAACCTGTAAGGCGCGGTACAATTAGCATGTCTCTGGGGGAATTAAGACAATAGAGGCATCTTTGCAAAGAAAGATAAAAGGAAAAACATACCTGTTGCTCCATCTCCCGCACCTTAAACTCATGCGAGCTAAGCTTCGAATAATCCACCGCCTCCGTCTCATCCCTGTTCCGCTCCGAGATGATATCCTGCACCTGTCTTACCAGCTTGCGACAGGCGACACCAACAGCCTTACTAGCGTTCTCCAGCCGATCCTGCGTCTTGCTCATGAAGCTAGCCTTGACGCGACTAGCTGCGACCAGCTGTGCAGTACTAGCAGCGACATCGTTACTAGCCACGATGAGTTGCTCGGGCGAGTTGCGGCCCGAGATGACGCCGTCGGCGGTCTCGATGAGAGTGTTGGTTGAGGACGCGACAGCCTTGGCGGCGGAGATGAGACCCTCTGTCCAGCGGTTGTTTTTCTTGTAGAAGGCGGTCTTGGAGGAGCTGCCGCGGCCTTCCCGGACAATTTCTTGCTGTGTTGCCGTGGCGGCTTTGATGAGTTCGGCGATGGCGGTTGTGACGGCGATGGCGGCTTCCAGGATAGAGTCGTTGATACGTAGCTCATATGTCGAGAAGCCCTCGCggggcttcttcttcatcttggcGAGACGCTCGGCGGCGGCGTCGATTGCGTCCGCGGCCTTGTTGAGTTCCTGGTCGACCAGGTCGCCCAGGTCGCCGCTGGTGCTGATCTTGCTGCTCTTGGGGGCGAAGGCGTCGACCAGCTTGGAGAGCGACTGCAGGTCGCGCTGGACTTCGAGGTTGTTGTTGATCACCACGTCTGTCTTCTTCAGGGCGTCCAGGCCCTCCAGACGGAAGGACTGGAGGCCACGGAAGAATCGCACGGTCGCTTGGGCGGACTTGCGGGCGCCGTTGGTGAGCTGATCGGCGCTCTTGTCATCGTTAGCCAGGCGAGTCAGACCCTTGGTGTTGCTCAGCACATCGGCGATCGAGCCCGAGAAAACGGAAACGGTGCGAATAATCTCAGCGTGCGGGCTGTTCGGACCATCCGCGATGAAATTGTTAAATGCCGTCGAGAACTCGGTTGCGGAGGCAGAGGCCTTTTCGAGTTGCGACAGCACGTACGGAGGAGACGCGTTTTGGTTACCGGCTTGCATGGAGGAGTCCAGTTCGTACAGAGCATCGTCCACACGCTGCACACCCATCTGAAGAACAGAGTCGATAATGTCGTTGATCTTCGAGACGGCCCCGTGCAGGACGTGGTCGATCTGCGTGTCCAACGCTGTGTCCGTATCACCTTGGTTCTGTGGAGGTCAGTATCTAAGTCATCCCCAGTAGTCTGAAAGTACATAccatcttcatctcctcAAGCTCCATGAGAGCCTGTTCCATTCCAGACTTGTACACTTcaatctcctcatccttctctTGAAGAGCAAGGTCATGCTCCCGCTGACGATCGCCGACCTTGGACGAGTCCTCCTCGATGGCACGAGATTTGTTCCTCAAGGCCTCCTCCAAATCAGCCATCTCACGGTTGTACTTGGACAACAGAGACGAAATCTCAGTGCCCTTCGACCGCTCCGCATTTTCCGCCCGGTCAATAGCAAAGCGCAACTCCCGCTTAACCTTCTCGAGCTCTTCCTTGTTCGATCCGGTGAGACGGTCCCGGTCGTGCAGAGCACGGTCACGCTCACGGATCATATCAGCCAACTCCAAGTTCTTCGTCTTGAGCTCGCGCTCCAGCTTCTCCCGGCGGTCGATGGCCTCCTGCGCCGAGGCGGCCTTGATCTTGAGACTCTTGGTTGTCTGCAGGAGATCCAAGTGTTCCTGTCGGAGCTGGGAGTACAGCTTGGCGAGGGCTTCGTACTTGGCGCGCCATGTGTTGACCTGCTCCTGCAAGGACCGGATCTGTTCGTCACGTGAGGTGTTCTGCATGTTCGTGTTCGCTATGAGCTGGTTCATCTGCTCTTCCAGATCCTTCACACGACGGTCGTATTCCTGCAACATGAGCTGGTCCCGCTCAAACTGTGCGCGCGCGTTCAGGTTCTCGCGCTCGAGCTCAGCCAAGCGGCCCTGCGTATGGGACTGATACTGTTGCTGCATGAGTTGCTCCTGGGCCAGACGCGCTTGCTCTGCCTGCAGACGCTGCTGTTCCTCGAAATCCCGCTGCGCCTGCTGCTGCATGAGGAGCTGCTGTCGTTGTTGCTCCTCCCACTGCTGCTGGAGACGCGCCTGCTCTGCTTCAAACTCCTCCTGTTGGCGCTTGGCTTCGGTGGTCCAGAAGTCGTTGATAGGCTCAGGCTCGACGGCGCGCGGCTTCGGTGGTGGCGTTGGCTCCCGTTCCACCTCCTTCGCTGGTCTCCTGGGTAGAGCTGGCCGGTCATCGTCCTCGGCCAGGAGGTTCGGTGGATCTTGAGGCAACTTCGGAATGGTAATAAGACTGGTGAGGTAGCGCAGGTTCGAGCACTCGTAGTAGAACCGAACAAGGCGATAATGCTGCGAGTTGTAACGGCCCCGAAGCGGCTCCAGCGCCTCATCATCCCCAGTAGTAGTATGCATAGCTCTCAACATACTAGTAATAAACTTGTAGATACCATAACTCTCCTGCACAAGCGGCACCAGCGCCGAAATCCGACACTCGTTATTCGTCCCGGACAGAAAATGCGAGAAAATCAGCTTCTGGAACGCATCGATTTGATCCTGCAGGTTCATGAGATCGTTAATCGTCTCATACCCCTCGTTCGGGTCATTGATCGTCTTCAAACTGATGTACTCCTCGTACTCGAACAGGCCGTTGAACTCAGGGTGGTCCCGGTGGAAGTTCAACTTCGACTCGAGGAAGAACACATATTCCCGGATAAGGGCGCCGTATCCGCGGATCCCCTCGCCAGCAACACCCCGCATTAAGCTGTCCACCCAGTTCACATGTTGTTGTGCTTCGCGGACAACAACGGGGTGTCCTTCCTGCAGGACCTTGTGTATCGTGATAAGGGCCTTGAATGTCTGGACTTCGTCGGCGAGGACAGGTTGTCTGTTCGAGTTGACAGCAGTCGTTAGCCCACGTCCACCAAAGACCATCGTTATTATACCGCCACATACACTTTCATACCAGCCCAGAAGGCCGCCGACGACTTGTGGTCCCATGTGTAAACGATACAACTGCGGACATGTTTCCCTATACAAATCAGCGGGGTGGTTCGGAGGATAACGACAGGGAGTTCGTACGTTTAGGAGCAGTTTCCTCTAAAATCGCCAGATGTCAGCTTCCACTCAGGCCAAATGAAGCAATAGAACAGCAGTGGTCACGCTACTCACCAATACTGGTAGCTTTGCGAATGTTAATCGCCAAATCCGCCTCCGTGCTGGCCACAAATTagcttcttcctttccttttctgctcCCCCTCTATTCTGTCCATCAGGGTATAACAGCAACATACCGACTCATTTTGGTGATGCGATTCGCCGAGGTCGCGGAGGCTCAGGGGAGTAGAAGACGGAGCGGAGTACGGGGAGCAGTTGTAATAATAGTAGCTAGCTGGTGGGCCCGAATCCCGAGCGGCCACGGAGAGCGCTGACGCAACAGAAGCTCGAAGCAGAGAAGCAAACAAGACTAAACTGAACTGAACTGAACAATCAGCAGAAtatgaagaagcagaaataGAAATGTTTAAAATAACGTTGAAACGGAGAGAACGTTGACGCCTGCGGAGTACGTACTGGTCCTTCGCACTTGGCGCAACAACGCGTGGCAACCCTGCCCAATCCCCAATCGGGTACAGGGTCTTATGGAGGCAAACATGGTTCGGGCAATAGACCCCTGGTATTAGAGGTTACAATTATGGCTGCTACTTGGGTTGTAAGCTACTCGTTGTGACATTGAACAGCCACCGGAGAGCATACAGCTCCGGCAGGTATGATATAGATACGACGACAGAGGGAGAGGATTGGGTGATTTAGACATGATTGGATTTCCTGCGTACATTCCTATCTATATATATTAATCAACAGTTCAATACGCCAATTATCATGATTGCCACATATATATGTATCTCAAAACGTCCGCTCAAAGCAACACAAATGCCTGCACTGCAGAGCTATCACAAGGTCAACAATATTGTCACTTCCCATACAATCCAGTTCAATGCTGCCTATGGGAAAAACCCGTCCGTCGCCGATAATATCTCCATCCCATGAGGTGTAGACGGTCGAGCCACAGGCGGACTATTTTGACTAGTCTCCTGACACTTCAGACTTTCATCTGCCTCACCGGGTATATCGTGATTCTCAACCGGAGACTCGAACGGTTCATCTTCAACAGCCTGTTCTGCACCCTGTCCCAACAACCCCTTGCTTGAAGCAAGGTCAACTACCGGGCTGTCCGGTCCCGAATCAAGAGGCGCTTCAATCACCAACAAGTCATCCGACTGACCAACAGACTCTTCTGAATTGGACACGGGCTTTCGTCTGGGAAGTGGTGGTTTCGGGACTGGCCTCTTATTTCCCTCGTGGGTGGAACGCTCTGGCAGTGGGGGTGGAACGGGCTTCCGTTTAGTCGAGACAGAGTTTCTCTTGAAACCACCGTACCTGTCTGGATGTGGCAGCGGTGTCCccggaggagggagaggatggCCACGTCCAATGGGTTCTTCTGGGGTACCGGCAGGTCGAGGGGCATCCTGTCCGGCATTCTGCTCTCCTCTACCAAGCATGTTCAGTCCCCATTTCTTCGCCACGGCAGTCGCTTGCCCAAATGTGAtagaggcttgcgatttacCGTCTTCAGAAGGTGTCGAGGAGATGGATTTGGCGAGGCTATCAAACGTGCCGCGTCGCTTTGTCTTTGTGCT encodes:
- the SLA2 gene encoding putative cytoskeleton assembly control protein Sla2 (BUSCO:EOG09261A3K;~COG:Z;~EggNog:ENOG410PHTB;~InterPro:IPR013809,IPR030224,IPR035964,IPR011417, IPR002558,IPR008942;~PFAM:PF01608,PF07651;~go_function: GO:0003779 - actin binding [Evidence IEA];~go_function: GO:0005543 - phospholipid binding [Evidence IEA];~go_function: GO:0030276 - clathrin binding [Evidence IEA];~go_process: GO:0006897 - endocytosis [Evidence IEA]), with amino-acid sequence MSRTEADLAINIRKATSIEETAPKRKHVRSCIVYTWDHKSSAAFWAGMKVQPVLADEVQTFKALITIHKVLQEGHPVVVREAQQHVNWVDSLMRGVAGEGIRGYGALIREYVFFLESKLNFHRDHPEFNGLFEYEEYISLKTINDPNEGYETINDLMNLQDQIDAFQKLIFSHFLSGTNNECRISALVPLVQESYGIYKFITSMLRAMHTTTGDDEALEPLRGRYNSQHYRLVRFYYECSNLRYLTSLITIPKLPQDPPNLLAEDDDRPALPRRPAKEVEREPTPPPKPRAVEPEPINDFWTTEAKRQQEEFEAEQARLQQQWEEQQRQQLLMQQQAQRDFEEQQRLQAEQARLAQEQLMQQQYQSHTQGRLAELERENLNARAQFERDQLMLQEYDRRVKDLEEQMNQLIANTNMQNTSRDEQIRSLQEQVNTWRAKYEALAKLYSQLRQEHLDLLQTTKSLKIKAASAQEAIDRREKLERELKTKNLELADMIRERDRALHDRDRLTGSNKEELEKVKRELRFAIDRAENAERSKGTEISSLLSKYNREMADLEEALRNKSRAIEEDSSKVGDRQREHDLALQEKDEEIEVYKSGMEQALMELEEMKMNQGDTDTALDTQIDHVLHGAVSKINDIIDSVLQMGVQRVDDALYELDSSMQAGNQNASPPYVLSQLEKASASATEFSTAFNNFIADGPNSPHAEIIRTVSVFSGSIADVLSNTKGLTRLANDDKSADQLTNGARKSAQATVRFFRGLQSFRLEGLDALKKTDVVINNNLEVQRDLQSLSKLVDAFAPKSSKISTSGDLGDLVDQELNKAADAIDAAAERLAKMKKKPREGFSTYELRINDSILEAAIAVTTAIAELIKAATATQQEIVREGRGSSSKTAFYKKNNRWTEGLISAAKAVASSTNTLIETADGVISGRNSPEQLIVASNDVAASTAQLVAASRVKASFMSKTQDRLENASKAVGVACRKLVRQVQDIISERNRDETEAVDYSKLSSHEFKVREMEQQVEILQLENNLSRARQRLGEMRKISYQED